Part of the Tumebacillus sp. BK434 genome is shown below.
GACCCGCATCGGCGGCGTCGACCCGCGCACGCAGGTGGCGCAGGAAGTGGTGGTACATACGAAAGACGGCGACTATGTCGGCATCGTCGGCTCCAAGCCGCCGCATCTGACCTCCAAGGAAGAGCGGGATAAGGCGTGGTCGCTGGAGGAGCTGTTCATCGACATCGCGATGCCGGAAGACATGGTGCGCGAAAAAGTCCGCGTCGGCGACCCGGTGACGATCCGCCGCGAGCCGATCGAGCTGCAGAATGACCGCATCGCCGGCAAGTCGCTCGACAACCGCGCTTCGATCGCGTCGGTGCTGGAATGCGTGGCGGAACTGCAGCATCTCGACCACGATGTCGATGTCTATGTGGTGGGTACCGTGCAGGAAGAGCGCGGCCTCGCCGGTGTGGGTCAGGCGACATACGGGTTGCAGCCGGACATCGGGATCGCGATCGACGTGACGTTTGGCGACATGCCGGGCGCGCCGTCCGACGCGACGTTCCCGCTCGGGTCGGGGCCGGCGATCGGCGTCGGACCGAACCTGCATCACAAGATCACCCGGAGCCTGACGGAGACGGCCGAGCGTTTGGAGATGGCTCATTCGTTCGAATTCCTCGAAGACAACACCGGCACCGATGCCTGGGCGATCCAGGTGCAGCGCGAAGGCGTGCCGACCGGTCTCCTGTCGATCCCGCTGCGCTACATGCACACATCGGTGGAGACGGTTCGCTATTCGGATATTCAAGGGGTCGGCAAGCTGCTCGCCCACTATATTGCCGGAATTGACGATGAGTATGTGGAGGGATTGAGTTGCTACTTAAAAGACTGACCGAAGCGATGGGCCCGTCCGGGTACGAACATGAAATTCGGCAAGTGATCTACGAAGAGATCAAAGACTATGCCGACCGCATCTACACTGACGCGATGGGCAACCTGTTTGCGGAAGTGGACGGCACCCGTCCGGGTCCGAAAGTGATGCTCTGCGCGCACATGGACGAAGTGAGCCTGTTCATCACGCAGGTTGAAGAGAACGGCCTGATCAAGTTCCGCCACATCGGCGGGATCGATGACCGCGTGCTGCTCTCCAAGCCGGTGCAGATCGGCGACAACAAGATCTACGGCGTGATCGGCTCCAAGCCGCCGCATCACCAGAAGCCAAACGAGCGCAAGAAGCCGGTCGGCCTCGAACAGCTGCGCATCGACATCGGCGCGACCTCCCGCGAGGAAGCGCTGAAGTACGTGAAGCCGGGCGATGTGGCCGTCTTCGCGACGAAATACGAAGAGATCGGCCACCGCTGCGCCAAGTCGAAGTCGTTCGACGACCGCGTCGGCTGCGCGGTGATGGTCGAGACGATCAAGAAGAAATTTGACATCCCGGTCGTCTATGCGTTTACCGTGCAGGAAGAGATCGGTCTGCGCGGCGCCGGCCCGGCAGCGTACCGCATCGACCCGGACGTGGCGCTGGTGCTGGAAGGCACCTTGGCGTCCGACGTGCCGGATACGGTGGAACACGGGCAGGCGACGATCTCTGGCGCCGGTCCGGCTTTGTCGGTGATGGACGGCTCCTCCGTGCACAACCGCAAGTTCCTGCACGAGATGATCGAAGTGGCAGATGATGCGGGCATTCCGTACCAGATCCGCAAGACGGTCGCAGGCGGCAACGATGCCGGACGGATTCACCTGACCAAGGAAGGGATTCTGGCAGGAGTCATCTCCGTGCCGACCCGTTACATCCATGCTCCGTCGCAGCTGATCTCGCTGGACGACTACGAGCAGACGATCGAGCTGGTGGAAAAGTTTCTCCGCCGCGTGGAGCAAGGGGGTTTTCAAGCATGAAAGAATTGATGGTCACGCTTGCTCAGGCGGCCGGCCCCAGCGGGCAGGAAGAAAACGTGCGTGCGCTGCTCAAAGCGGCGGTCGCACCGTACGCAGATGAAGTGCGCGAAGATGTGGTCGGCAACCTGATCGTCACCAAAAAAGGCACCGGGGCGTCGAAAAAGCATCTGTTGGTCGCCGCACACATGGATGAAGCCGGTCTGATGGCGTTGCATGTGGAAGCGGGCGGCCGCGTGCGCGTGGGCGGCATCGGCGGCCTCGAGCCGGAGGCGATCGTTGGACAGCGCTTCGTCTTTGCCAACGGCACGGTCGGCACCGTTCACGCCGATTCGCAAGAAGACAAAGAGCTGACGATGATCAAGCTCTACCTCGACCTTGGCGTCTCGACCAAGGAGGCGGCGGAGGAACTGGTGCGGGTCGGCGATTCCTGTGCCCGTCTGCAGGAAACCTTGGAGCTCGCGCCGGGCCGTCTGTCCGGCAAGGCGCTCGACAACCGCGTCGGCTGCGCAGCCGCTGTGGAAGTGCTGAAGCGCATCGGCACGCCCGTGCACGACGTGTCGGTCGTGTTCACGGTGCAGCACGGCGTCGGCTCGCGCGGCGTGAAGACGGCAGGTTATGCGCTGAAGCCGGACTTCGCGCTGGTGCTGGACGGCGTCA
Proteins encoded:
- a CDS encoding M42 family peptidase, which gives rise to MKELMVTLAQAAGPSGQEENVRALLKAAVAPYADEVREDVVGNLIVTKKGTGASKKHLLVAAHMDEAGLMALHVEAGGRVRVGGIGGLEPEAIVGQRFVFANGTVGTVHADSQEDKELTMIKLYLDLGVSTKEAAEELVRVGDSCARLQETLELAPGRLSGKALDNRVGCAAAVEVLKRIGTPVHDVSVVFTVQHGVGSRGVKTAGYALKPDFALVLDGVNTEHCAAVELGQGPAIKVIDRQAIVPPRIKHFLIEQAEAAGIAYQMEVNPEGTSDTGALLLTEDGIPSGALSIPVKVEANGTETVELHDVELTVQLAVKALAAYSL
- a CDS encoding M42 family metallopeptidase, coding for MLLKRLTEAMGPSGYEHEIRQVIYEEIKDYADRIYTDAMGNLFAEVDGTRPGPKVMLCAHMDEVSLFITQVEENGLIKFRHIGGIDDRVLLSKPVQIGDNKIYGVIGSKPPHHQKPNERKKPVGLEQLRIDIGATSREEALKYVKPGDVAVFATKYEEIGHRCAKSKSFDDRVGCAVMVETIKKKFDIPVVYAFTVQEEIGLRGAGPAAYRIDPDVALVLEGTLASDVPDTVEHGQATISGAGPALSVMDGSSVHNRKFLHEMIEVADDAGIPYQIRKTVAGGNDAGRIHLTKEGILAGVISVPTRYIHAPSQLISLDDYEQTIELVEKFLRRVEQGGFQA
- a CDS encoding M42 family metallopeptidase, which gives rise to MSEYNIREIMKGMLSDWGISGYEDRIAVRLREALTPFTDDIRIDKMGNLIAKIAGKGTAPRKSVMLAAHMDEIGLMVTKIEPKGFLRVTRIGGVDPRTQVAQEVVVHTKDGDYVGIVGSKPPHLTSKEERDKAWSLEELFIDIAMPEDMVREKVRVGDPVTIRREPIELQNDRIAGKSLDNRASIASVLECVAELQHLDHDVDVYVVGTVQEERGLAGVGQATYGLQPDIGIAIDVTFGDMPGAPSDATFPLGSGPAIGVGPNLHHKITRSLTETAERLEMAHSFEFLEDNTGTDAWAIQVQREGVPTGLLSIPLRYMHTSVETVRYSDIQGVGKLLAHYIAGIDDEYVEGLSCYLKD